Proteins from a single region of Candidatus Hydrogenedentota bacterium:
- a CDS encoding alginate export family protein, with translation MRKVAVFVLAIGLMGMAYADLQNVTVGGELRIRGRWWDDWNDTGLKYVEQLTALHVNADFTDNVSAFIQFHSYNRWGEDFRSNYLTGLDSRPTDDVAIHQAYINVEELFGAPLRLRVGRQELTFAKAWLLGSQTSPTMWYSYDALRLTYKEGKFTLDGWMSKLVENSPNEEDGDVDYYGLYATYNACDWFNVSPYWVYIRDGRTPGVSHLHTPALRVWGAGSGFDYNVELAYQFGESEQASAIFKHDLDYNAFAGDVEMGYTFDANCKPRVFVGGAYFGGEDNPNTDDDLSFNRLFSGQWYSSILDIRDGASAMTNFWQVRGGLTANATKAISTGLSLAYFGIVDAIDNADDGIGTMSHVWVRYQYSADLWLRIGWEHLFKEDGLTDGNWIFHNGLSRPTLNDRDADYLYFDTQVKF, from the coding sequence ATGCGTAAAGTGGCGGTGTTTGTGTTGGCGATTGGGTTGATGGGCATGGCGTATGCCGACCTGCAGAATGTGACGGTCGGCGGCGAATTGCGCATACGCGGCCGCTGGTGGGACGATTGGAACGACACGGGGTTGAAATACGTCGAGCAGTTGACGGCGCTCCATGTCAACGCGGATTTCACGGACAATGTGTCGGCGTTCATTCAGTTTCATTCGTATAATCGTTGGGGTGAAGATTTCCGGTCCAATTATCTTACGGGTTTGGACAGCCGTCCCACCGACGACGTGGCGATTCACCAGGCCTATATCAATGTGGAAGAGTTGTTCGGCGCGCCGCTCCGTCTGCGTGTTGGACGCCAGGAGTTGACCTTCGCCAAGGCATGGCTCCTGGGCAGCCAGACCTCGCCCACCATGTGGTATTCCTACGATGCCCTCCGGCTGACGTACAAGGAAGGGAAATTCACGCTTGACGGCTGGATGTCCAAACTGGTGGAAAATTCACCCAACGAGGAAGACGGCGATGTGGACTACTACGGCCTGTACGCCACCTACAACGCGTGCGATTGGTTCAACGTATCGCCCTACTGGGTTTACATCCGCGACGGCCGCACGCCTGGCGTAAGCCATCTGCACACCCCGGCCCTGCGGGTGTGGGGCGCGGGAAGCGGTTTCGACTACAATGTCGAACTGGCCTACCAGTTCGGCGAATCCGAACAGGCCTCGGCCATCTTCAAGCACGACCTTGACTACAACGCCTTTGCCGGCGACGTGGAGATGGGTTACACGTTCGACGCGAACTGCAAGCCGCGCGTATTCGTCGGCGGCGCCTACTTCGGCGGCGAGGACAATCCGAACACCGACGACGACCTTTCGTTCAACCGCCTGTTTTCCGGCCAGTGGTATTCCTCGATTCTCGACATTCGCGACGGCGCCAGCGCCATGACCAATTTCTGGCAGGTGCGCGGCGGGCTTACCGCCAATGCGACCAAGGCCATCAGCACGGGATTGAGCCTGGCCTATTTCGGCATCGTGGACGCCATTGACAACGCCGACGACGGCATCGGCACGATGTCCCATGTCTGGGTGCGGTACCAATACAGCGCCGACCTGTGGCTCCGGATCGGTTGGGAGCATCTGTTCAAGGAGGACGGCCTGACCGACGGCAACTGGATCTTCCACAACGGTTTGAGCCGTCCGACGCTCAACGACCGGGATGCCGATTACCTGTATTTCGACACGCAGGTTAAATTTTAG
- the deoC gene encoding deoxyribose-phosphate aldolase, protein MQLARLIDHTLLRADAARPDIVALCDAAIECGFAAVAVNPVWTAFCAQRLAGSGIGVDPTIGFPLGATTAHVKVEETREAIANGATEIDMVINIGALKSGYPQFVEKEIASVVHAAGKTPVKVIMETCYLDDAEKVAVCEMCMRAGAAFVKTSTGFGSGGATVEDVRLLRQTVGRKLGVKAAGGIRTYADACAMLDAGADRLGTSAGVQILAEAPE, encoded by the coding sequence ATTCAACTGGCGCGCCTGATTGATCATACCCTGTTGCGGGCCGACGCGGCGCGTCCCGATATCGTGGCGTTGTGCGATGCGGCGATCGAATGCGGCTTCGCGGCGGTCGCCGTCAACCCGGTCTGGACAGCTTTTTGCGCGCAACGGCTTGCGGGCTCCGGCATCGGCGTGGATCCGACGATCGGCTTTCCCCTTGGCGCCACGACGGCGCATGTCAAAGTCGAAGAAACGCGCGAAGCCATCGCGAATGGCGCCACCGAAATTGACATGGTCATCAACATCGGCGCCCTGAAATCGGGATACCCGCAATTCGTCGAAAAGGAAATCGCATCCGTCGTCCATGCCGCGGGCAAAACGCCGGTCAAGGTCATCATGGAAACCTGCTATCTGGACGACGCGGAAAAAGTGGCGGTTTGCGAAATGTGCATGCGCGCCGGCGCCGCGTTTGTAAAGACCTCGACCGGGTTTGGGTCCGGCGGCGCAACGGTTGAAGACGTCCGTCTGTTGCGGCAGACGGTTGGACGCAAACTGGGCGTCAAGGCTGCGGGCGGGATTCGCACCTATGCGGACGCATGCGCGATGCTCGATGCCGGCGCGGATCGTCTCGGCACAAGCGCGGGAGTGCAAATCCTTGCCGAAGCGCCCGAATAA